The following DNA comes from Quercus robur chromosome 1, dhQueRobu3.1, whole genome shotgun sequence.
AGCGTTCAAGCTAAGTTCAatcatgccttggtccttggacCAGACGCCTAAAGCAAGTTAAAGCTATAAATATCATCGGAAACGTGGAAAAGAACCCTAGTACCCAGCGATCCCCTTGGACGGTTTACTTTAGGTTACACGTCCTCGAGCGGTCACCCTGTTCGCAGTACAAAACATGCGGTTGTTTTTCTGGTTAGTCTTATATAGTTAACTTACTTAAAGTCGGTGTTGTTGTGCCTGTCAGTTTTGATAAGTTCAGAGTGACAACTCTTTACCATCAATGGCATCAGTTCTAAGTattattcaaaagaaaagacacaAGCACATccattcataaaataattattgcagaaaagaaagggtacgcaaaatgaaataaaatcatttttttattagataaagaagaagtacaatgtacataaaagggcttagacaagcctatATCAGAAGctaactatgaaaaaaaaaagggtacatGGGAACGATAAATCCTCAATCTTGCTCCAATAGCAATCAAGCAAGTACGGATGGCACCAGcaatggaagagaagaagaagcaaagacaCCCGATCCACGATcttgctctagcagcaatcAAACAAGTATGGATGGCACCGGtggtggaagagaagaagaagcaggaaCACCAAATCCACATACTtgttctagcagcaatcgagcaagtatggatggtaccggcAATGAGAAATCCAAACTTGCACACGCGTGACATACGGCGCTGGATGAAAATCCAAGttttgtcgcaccaaaaatctgatgcgacctacGCCTGCTTCAGATTTTAGCTGAAGGAAGAGAGACTTCCTTCTTATCCAGTCGAGGGGGAGGAATATCTTTGGCCTCTGTCTCCCTTGCCCTAACTGGGTCATCCTGAATCTCAGAGGCACCCGTGGCTTCTGAAGAGGGATTGGTTCCTTCACCCTCACCCTTATCCTTGACCATTTCACTCCTTGAATCTCAATCACTATCATAGTGGGGACTTTGGGAACATTCGGAGAGTTAAAAGCCTAAGAAACTCAAGGGTCTGCAAATAAGGGAGAATGATCTCCCCTTATGTGTCTTATATAGGGGGAAAACCTGGTGGCAATCAATTTGCCCAAATCTCCAAGAAGGAATTACAAGTGAGATAAATCTCGCTCAATTTCCAAAGTAGTCTTCAGCCATTGGATTTGCGTCATCTCGTGAAAAGACCTTAATAAAAGCGCGCCTCGTGTACCGAAACGGCAGGAACGCGGCTTGGAcaaactaaaagaatgtctcacaaCCAAGAATGTGCCCCAGGCAAGCGAAGAGACTCTGGCATTGATGGAGGACAAGATTTGGCAAGCCATGACATGGGCCcgatgtcaccaaaaccctcctctccgtccgaggaaccggacagcaggattttgaggggctattgtaagGGATAAAAGACCAGGAGGTCCATGTCAATGTCTACATTTggccaagggcccagtccaaggaaaAACCCCTCGGCCATGGGAAGAACCTTCCTTGGCCATGGGAAGAACACTGGTAGTGACACTCCAGGTTATTCCATGGAACAGAAAAAGTACTAAAGCAGAAAAGGATAgcagagaaaatgaaaatgtcAGAGGGAAAGGTTGCCATAATATCATTCAGTGCCTTGTACCTGACATAGCCATGTCTTTTTACCTTTACAACCACTCTCAACAACTGGAAGggagggctgatgggacaagtacctacctTAGGAATCCTATTCAAGAGGAAGGAAACGACTATAAAAAGAGGGTGGAGGGAAACCAAAAGCGTGGCtgagaccccccccccccaacacaccaGAGGCACCAGGAAAAGCTCTTCAAACCGTGTCAAGGACCAATCCTCTCTGGTAAACTCAGTCCATCTCAGCTTGATCGTGAAGAACACCGTATTAACCGTTGTCCATATACTAAAACCtagctctttgacccactctctacaaattcattgtaccagGCTCACTGGTCAAAGGTCCTAtgcatcttgggcttgggctgaaaaGCGTGACCCTACACctactattaatatatataaaatgtaagaTTTTGActctctattaattttttttttttaaattgcaacaaattttagaAGACTCACATTTTTTCGTCatcattataatatatatatatatatatataatttttcttagaacttttaaacacacaaaaattaaataaatttaaaggaATTATTTAATATGATATTTACATGGTACCAATCACATAGCTAGTAGCTACCATGTCAATTTGTAAAtcttttatagtaaaattagaAATACTATTTATTATTTCCTTCTATAGTATATTTCATAaacatgtgtgtatatattacaaaaatttattaagattcaaaatatttcataacaaatacataatttaagggaaaaaatttatattcaaaattaaataaataaggcttttttttttgacataattCAAATATGTAATTATACCTATAATGTGAGCGTTTGGATTGCAAGGAAACTGGCGTTTTGCTGTGTTTACGTTTTGCTCTGCTGGGACCCACACGCACGCGAGCTGAAGAAAAACGCAAGTCTGCTGCTGCTGAGAAACGCAAGTTTCCTCTACACGCATCGTTTCACTTATCCTCCTACACGCACCGTTTCACTTATCTTATAACACTGGAACAAAACATCACCAACGGTCATTCAGCTCTACGCACCGTTTCATTTAAAAAGCTCTACGCACCGTTTCAATGCAAGAGCTGAAACAATCAACCCATTTTGCCTCTTGCGCATACTGTTCATGTCTCAAAATGCTGAGGAAAACGGTGCACAAGCAGAAGCTGTCAAAACAGAGCATCAACGGTACGCAGTCCATTGTAACGGCTATTTCCATTCTCAcggcttctgctttttctcTCAACTACCAGTGGCAGAATGCTTTCAATCCCCTTCAATGCTCCGTCCAATTCGTCTTCAATGTCGTTCACCTACCCACCAACCAGCTTTGGGTCAAAACAGAGCACAGCAATTGATTATTGCAAACCCAGTAGGcagaaccaaaagaaaagatcCCCTCTGTTCAACAAACGCTCGAGCTCACCTTCCCTCTGCTTGGGTCATCGTCGCCACCACTCCCCATCTCTGCATTCACGGGTATGTTGTTTTCCATGAAGCTTCatcaatttgtgtttttttgggtttaaccATTTGTGTGTGGTTTTTGTATTCAACTTTTGTGTGTTCTCTGTTGTGTTTTCCATGACACTAGTGTGGGTTTATTGATCCTTTGTCTAATACCAAAACGCTCACTTAGTGCCTCTATTGGATATACCATTGTTTACTTTGCATTTTTCAGATGAGTTTATTTTGCATTTGGATCCACCATTTCTGTTACTTTGCCTAACTGAATGCACCCAAACTGTTTGTTTAAATGCCTCAATGAGTATAGAAGGTAGTTGTCCAATGCTTCATCAATTTgtggttttttgggtttaacCGTTTGTGTGTGGTTTTTGTATTCAACTGCTCTGTGTGGTTCTATCATAATATTGCATCATAATTAcgaaatatatatttgattttcttaattataGTTAAATCAAagttcaaaatttgtaaaattcttCTTAATAACAGTTTGTAGACTTTTTCCCTACTAATCATATAAGGGTggaataagattttttttgttgatcttcTGTTCTGTTTTCCATGACACTAGTGTGGGTTTATTGATCCTTTGTCTACTACCATTATTTCTCTTAGTGCCTCTGTTGTATTTGGATATACCATTGtttactttgaatttttcataTGAGTTTACTTTGCATTTGGGTACACCATTTCTGTTACTTTGCCTAACTGATTCTAAAATGCACCCAAACTGTTGGTTTAAATGCCTCAATGAGTATAGAAGGGAGTTGTAGGAAAAATGGTTAAGTAGAAGAAATCAATGGAGGGTGGTAGTAATGATGAAAGAGCTGACTGGAAAGACCCTAAGGAACTAGAGGCTTTTTGTCGGTTTTGTGCTGTTCAAGTCATGGCGGGCCAAAGGAAGCCTACTGGATTTTTGTCCAAAATTGGCCAAAGTGAAGTGATTCGGCAGTTGGGTGAGATTGAAAAAGTAGTGACTTGGCTGCAGATTAAAAACAAATGGGATCATTTGAGAAAAAGGTGGAAGATTTATAACAAGTGTTTGGAGAATGAGACTGGGTTGGGTTATGATCCTGTAACTGGGATGTTTGACGCACCTGATGAGTGGTGGAATCGAAAGATTGCGGTTAGTTTTGATCAATacataattgtgaaaaaatttagtGTCTAAAACTATATTCTTATGTTCTAACTACTGGTTGTCCACATGTAGGCATGTCCCGATGCAAAAACCTTGAAAACGAATGGTTTGCCTAATCGTGACCTTCTGAACATCATGTTTGGAGGCACAGCTGCAACGGGAAAAAATGCATTCTGCACGAGTGGTCCAATAACAACGAAAACCAACGAAGGGTCTGGGGACTCCGGTAATAGCATAGAATTTGTTGACCCCCAATGTGAACCCGTTGTGAATGTTGACGCAATGGAGATTGAAGGTCCATCATCGTCGAGGGTAGGACCAGCAATGAATAAGGGGAAAGGCCTAGCAACCAGTGTCCACATCTTCAAGCCAATttccaagaaaccaaaaaaaaggcGTTCAACCGCGCAAGAGATGTCGGACTCTTTGAAGAGTATCTCAAATGTTATTGTTGAAAGATCTAGTCTAAGTGCCCGTACACCATCTGCTCCCACAGCAACGGCTCAGGTTAAAGAAATTCTGGACATGGTGTTGAGTCTTCCTGGGGTGTACTCGGGTCATTACCTTCATTTGTTCAGCACTATCTACTTCATGGAAAAAGAGCCGGGTAGACACATGTTTGCAGCACTTTCCGATAACAAGGATATCCAGCTAAAGTGGCTAGAAAAAGAGTACCAAAGGCACCCTGATTATCATTTTTCGTGAAGGAACAATAAATTGTCTTGATAGGGTTGTGTAGGCTTGGTGTAGTAATCAAACTTTCAGTGTTGTATCTATTGCActattatatttctttcttttttattggtagGAACTAATGCTTGTTATGAGTGTGTATGTAAGACAATGCTCATCATTCCTATGTGTTTGagctatatttatatatgtttgtccAATGCTTCTTTTATCtgaattttgcatttaatattttagaattcAGCCCTTCTCTTGCTGGTAACTGGAGTTTGTGACGGATGGTTGACTTTGCTAGACGCAAGTTTTATATTAATGGAGAAAATGAGCCATTTCACAGTTTTGGTGATAAGAGCTGGCCTGTGTGATTTCGTATATCTGTTGGTCTGCATATTTTTTGAGATGCCTGCATATTGCTGCCTGCATTGCTGGTTCTGTATTGCTGGTTCTGTATTGCTGcctgcatattttttttattttttaaatcaaagatTATTTATTTCATGAAATTTGTGGAGTGGCTTTTGAGAATGTTTGCTGGTTCTGTATTGCTGCCTGCTTAAATGTTTAATATTTGCTTAAATGTCAAAGAAACCAAATAGAGAATGTTTTGAGCCGGCACTATAGAAAAGGAAAGTGCCGGGCCTTTTAGAGTTTTATGcaatgtgaaaaaataaaaaaaataaagcatctAAATTTGATTTTAGAGTATGTTTGGGATTTTAtcactttaattttatttctctctcttttgtgtgAACCCGCatgaaccttttttttccctttctggACAATGAGTTAGGATCATTGGGAAGCAAAATTGCAGTATAACAAGGCTTGTTTTGTGCTTGATGAATAAAATGGTACCAACCTATATGGCAATGATGTCACTGTGTGGGTTAATAAGCAGAACCACAATagggtggtggtggaggtttACTCACATGATTCTAGCTCTATAGGTCGTTGGGGTGGATTCCCCTATCAGTTACTGAGTAGGCTGATTATTTGGCTATTATAGGTGCTCAATCAACTTctcatttttataaatttttaggaATAAGGCTTGCCTAAGTTTTCCCCTCTTTTTGATAtgttctttgttttgattttggtcatctagttgtttgtttgttcattgtgtttttctcttttttgggttGTCTTTTATTTACCTTTTCTCTTTTGGAGATCTCTACCCGATCCCTTGTATCTTTCtctcaatatttatttttattttcctttgaaaaaggaaaaagttctATAGCCTTCCCTAGATATTGGAGCAATTGGCCAAAGTTACAAGAGTAGGGTACTTTGTGTACACAGCCTCTGTACATGAGGTGGATTAGGGGACCCCCTTCAATTGATAAGAGTGGGCATACTAGGCATTGGGAGCTACCTATGGTTTGAAATGGTGGTTTTCTAGTAAGCTGTTGGGAGAGGAGAGGAAGAGCCTAGCTTTGTTTGGATATGGCCTTGTGGCATGAGTAGTTTTTGGGTAAGTAATATTTTTAAGATTGAAGGCAAATGCTTGTGGTGGCATGAGTAGTTTACTGCTTAGATGTGGCATGAAGTGGTGCTGGTGCTAGGTTAACCATAGTGGGATTGAAACAGTAGAAGTTAGGAGTTATTATGCcacaatttgttttttggtttaatggtagtcatcttaaaattttgtccAGAAGAGCATGCTCATTGTTAGAGTTTGTAACTTTTGAAATGTCCCCATAACTCCAATGGCTAGTCATATGAGTTAGCCCAATTTCATACCTTTTTATGTAATTAGTGTTTTGACAACCTTTCTATTGAGGTGTATTTTAAAGTAAGTTTGTTTTTGACATCCTTTGTTTTCTCAATGACCATGTTTTCTACAAAAAGTTATATTAGTTGCAACATTCAGCTTGaggtggttttgtttggttggcCAAATATTAACTAGTTCATTTTTAGAAACTTCTACTTATGGGAGCATGGTCCTTCATCATCAATGTCATCACTGATGGAATCTTCCTTGCTCCCTTTTAGCTATATCACCTGGATCATTTGATTGAATAATGACCCATTCTCCACTTGTAAAAAAGTCACATTTACTTGACTCataattccaaaaaaagaaaagaaaaaaaaggacaatgttCGGCTGATATATCACATGGTCATGGATGTGCtttgatcaaataaaatattaatacattaaatatatatatatatatatatatatattgatgtctACCTTGaatgttttattgttattgctTAGACTATTTtctgattattattttttattggttgtaTAGCATTAGATATCATCCGTATTTCAAGGCTCTGAATTGTAAGCTCGATATCTTTTGGATCATTGTTCAATATCTATAAAGCAGTCTCAAGGTATACAAAAAGGATGGATTTGCTAAACGACTCATCTGATTCCCAGCACAAGTGAGTTTCTATACTTTCCCTTGTAGATGTGaatctataatttttagaaatattggATGAAATCGTGAAAGCATATGCTTAGAATTGTTAATTTATTGGTACGACCATAGTTTGAGCCTAGTACCAGTTTGAGTtccaataaaatttaacaacttGTTTTTAGGCTACATATTATAGTATCATATGAATAAATGTACATGCAATTAAAGTCGGGAACATATGCAACGACGCAGACTTCGATCTAAGTGACGACATTGTACTCGCAGCATATCTAGCCGGGTGTGCATGTCTAGCTTACGTGAATACCTATATGACTAAAGTACCATTGCATACGAATATACAAACTGGCTTAGAATGGGTACAATATATTTTAACTGGACATGAGAAGAAATGTCGAAGAAATTTTAGAATGTCAAGCTATGTGTTTAGACAATTGTGTAATACACTGCGCCAGTATGGATATTACGGTACCAGAAGTGTTTGCGTGGAAGAGTCTCTGGCAATGACATTGATGATACTTGGTCATGGTGAGGGTAACAGAATGGTCCAGGAAAGATTTCAGCACTCGGGTGAGACAGTGCATCGACACATGGGCACGGTAGTTACATTATTAGCCACCGTTATGGCATGGGACATTATCCAACTTGCTGATCGTACATTTCGGGACGTGCCAGAACATATTCAACATTCAGATCGATATTGGTCACATTTTAAGGTATTTTGTGAATTTAGTATCTTCACTTGATTTAAGTTAAATTATCTTTATGGTCATACTACGTATTTTATTTCACATGGTATTTTTGTCCCAATGATTAGGGTTGCATTGGTGCAATTGATGGGGTCCATGTCCCCGTGGTCATTGATGTTAAGGACCAGCTCCCATACTATGGCAGGAAGGGGATCACCACAACAAATTGCATGTGCGCATGTGACTTTGACATGAAGTTCACATTCGCATGTGTTGGATGGGAAGGATCGGCGCATGACACGAGGATTTTTTACAGCTGCGTCAATAATGAGAGTTACAACTTTCCGAACGCTCCAGCTGGTTTGTAAATATTCAGTTTAATTACAGTATTAAAGTATGTATTAATGTAGTGAAAATACTAATGTAATAAACGTTTTCATTTGCAGGGAAGTATTATTTGGTTGATTCAGGATACCCTATGAGGAAAGGGTTCCTTGCACCATATAAGGGGGAGAGGTACCACATTGGAGAATTTCGGCCTTCTGAAGTGCTGCATCGTCCAGAGGAGAGGTTTAATTATCTCCATTCATCACTCCGTTCGGTCATAGAACGAACTTTTGGAGTTTGGAAGAATAAATGGAGAATTTTGAGACATATGCCACCTTTTAAGATGCACACTCAAAACTTGGTCATTGTTGCTACAATGGTTCTTCACAATCTCGTTAGAACACATGAGATAAACAATGATGCTGAATGTTCAGGATCTACAGAGGCCACATCATTTGGTAGTGAGACAGGTCATTACAATGCCATGGCAGAAACGATCTCAATCTTGGACGAACCTCAGATGAAACAGGTTCGTATGCGTATCACAAGATCGATATGTGCGGACGATAACTGACTTTTGTGGGGATCATAACTGATGGTTTTTTGAGTTCGTGGATTTGTTTTGTTATGAATTATAAGGATCAAGTGTTAAATCTGTATCTTAGAAACTTTCAGGACACTTGATAGTTTATCCAAATTCACACAAAAAGTGTTTTGTTGTTGGCATCGACTATGTATTTTTCACAAGTAGAAATAAGACCAATTATCACTTTCGTACTACAGTGCTCGCATTGTACTCTTTCTGATACGTTAGTGTGAAAAGATGAAGTTCACACTCAAAACAGATTTCCAAtgagttttaaaataaatttgcataatataaaggcaaaaacaaatacacaacGTGTTcaaatagattgtaaaatattCCAAATATATGACATTAATCAGgaaacttgatttaaaaaaaagccATTCAGGCAGAATAATATCAAATAGAAACGAATCAATAGAATAATATCAAATACAAAAGAATCTACATGAAGCCCTAAACAAATTTTAGCTATCCCCAATAATTAAGATTGTACTCTTTCTACTACTTTGCAACCTAGCTTTGGGTCAGAGACACTACTACTCTGTCTAACATTATAGAGCAAAGCATCACGCCCAATTAAAACTACATGAAAAAAGCCATCATATTGGTTTGTACGAAGATCTAGTCCCTCTGAAAGTCCACACCATCTTGGATCATGGGATACAATTTCTTTACACTTGTATTAACTGCTTCGAGCTCTTTCAAAACTGTAAATCTTCCAGTTGAATATAAATTTCTAATTTCGCTATTAATGCTAGTTTGCAAACCGGTCAAAGCTTGTGCCCACAAATATTTGTCATCAACATTCAAATCAAACAACTTTCTTCGAAAATCGGAGAAGGCTGAAGCAAAGACACTGCAGATAACAGCAGAAAacttcaatcaataaaaaactTCATGCATATTTAGCCCAAAGATCACTTTTTTGATCCacagaagaaaatttttatgcgCATTTATTAATACAATATTGTCAACAGAGATTATTAAAGGGCAAAAAAAGTAGAACTGCacaatattatcaaaaaaatattattataaggCAAAAAAGTAGAACTGCACAGAGCACAACTATTGCCTTTTATTAATTCAACATATTAATTACCAAACATAGGAAATATACATCATCTCGAAAAGTAAGATGATCTCTTCTTCAATCGCTAGGTAGAAGCTAATCACTCTCATGCATCGACTCATCAAACTTCAAAGCTCTCAACTTTTCACCATTTTAGCTTTGCAGAGAAGTACTGTAACAAGTTAACCCATAGAACAAATAAGAAACCAGTAATTGAGGTGATAAAGAAACTTGTAATCTTCAAATGCTACTGAAtttcccatttcttcttgaatctttttccccctaattaaacaaattatcaaaacccaccaacaaaacccaacatCTATAGCATAcaagataaacaaaaagaacTGATGCATGTGTGTGAGTACATATACAAAAATGGatacataaaaaattctatatgtAGATGAAGATCTGAAAAAAGAAGTTATTGGAGCTgggaaaattagggtttttggagGTGGAAAGTGGGGAGAGAGGAGGACTCACCTTGGACtttgaagaatttgaaaaacctgttctctttctctctctgtgtttctcTGATCAAACCTTGGCTTGGTGTGAGTGTGGTCTTTTTTTCTCGGGGGCTGAATGTAAtcaaaaactatcaaaatatataataatatatcgAGCAAATTCACACTGATGTCCAAGAAAAACCATCAGGAAAACCATAAGACAAAGCACCAATTTCCTGCACTTATTTGAACACGTCTTTAACTAATTTATGCACATGGGCTAAGTAAGTAACTGACTGCAAGCTTTGCTCATCTCAATAAAATTCATAACCAACAATCCAGTATTACTTTAACCCAAAGCACATAATAACAATCCAGTAATCCACATATAAAATCGTATCATCTTCAAAAGCAGGATATTTAAGAATAATATAGGATGCTATCAATCCAGTATTACCTTATGTTACGAATTTTATAATGGCAAACTTTTCCATAATGAAAGTATGAATGAATCTGCCTTCCTTTGCAACTACATTCAGGAAATGAAGATTTCACAGATTTCACACTCCAGTCCACACATTTCAGGTATAAAACCTCTAGCTCTAAAAAACCAATAGGGTCAGGACTCAGCTCTATGAGATTATTCTAGCAATCCACAATCCCTAATCAAAGGAGAAAGATCatctagaaaatattaaaaataataattcatgaaATTGCATATGATAAAtgtctttaaaatatttaaatgctAAAGTCACTCAACAAAAGTCGGGCAATGCCCTGTTACTTGGAAAGTGCATTTTTATCAAAGTGCAAAACTCTTTTTCATTTGAAGCACAGAATGAAGAACACCACAATTGAAAATCAGATAAAGAGAAGGCATTCACAATTCTAACATCTTTGTTGAGAATATTTGGGATCACAGTAtatgtcaaaaataaaattaaaagaaaaacattgtcaAACGAAACAGAGAGATTGAAAGAAACATTACAGTTTCTGAGCAACCATTGCCAGCCTTCTGAACACTTTCAATGGTTAACTGAAACAATTAAATTATGGGCACTGCAAAAGACAAAACCAATGGATATTAtcactggaaaaaaaaaaaattaaaaaaaaaaaaaaaaaccgagcaACATTTATGGAATTTTAAAAATCGAttggaaaggggaaaaaattaccTTCAGTACTGGGTAATATGACATCCATTTGCAGATAAAACCAAAAATCTTGCTAATCGAAAAATTTACATTCCCATATATTTATGGGAAGAGATGTGTCATGGGTCGAAGCTCGAGGGACGGAGGGAAAAGGGTTAAATGGGTTTCTGGAAGGAAGAGAAGACGCTGGCGTCGAACTGGTGTTGTCTTCCGATAGATGGATTTCTCACCTGGGCTCTTCGCCGGCGTCGGACCGATGTAGGTCTTCCTTCATCAATCTCGGATGGGCGTGGAACTCTCCGCTTCAGAGGCTTAGCTAGGGTACGGTGAGGAGTGGAAAAGAAAATCAGAGtaaaattttggtatttatatGCTACAGTAATTTCAGCAGCGCTACAGTACTTTCATCTAAATTTATCACACGCGTTTTCCTATttatttgctacagtgttttcagttttcagtttcagcaacaataagctgtatccaaacagacccaatatataaaatagaagtcttttaactttttattgacTATGTTTTTTTAAACTGAATAgatcatttgtttttttaatataaaccaACCACATATAAAACCTTTTGCTTGGACTGTGTTCCATACATGATTTAAAAAACCGGTACATTCAAAGAACTAGAACAGAGAGTGATTCTTGGTTTTATAGTCGGACTGATGGTTAAACCGATgatgtcataaataaataataaataattataaaattataaaaataaattaataattttatgaataatcATTTCAGGGTCATCACTCATCTCTTTGGCCATGGCATTATAAGAGGACGAAGACTCACCACTCTGCGAAACTTCCATGCTATCTCCATCATCAGACCAGAAAGTTTTGTCCGCAGAGCTATGCCTCTGGCTTGGGTGGGACAATTCCACTCCTATTATCTTCTAATGTTTCCTTTGTAAATTTATATGTGCTAGAATCTGATCCCACCAAAGATCTCCCAAAAGATTCTTCTCTAAGTTCCTACTCACTCCATAAACTGCATTTATCACCCCCATAATTGCTGCTACCACCTAGGGAGAACTTCCCTTATCCAGCCTATTATGCTCCTCATGATGAGCTACAACTCAAGCAGAAAAAATGTACAAATGAGCAAAATAACTTATTCAGCATTTTTCTTGTAACAATATAGTTTTACACAAGCAAACAAAACAGAATTTGCTATTATAGAACAACTGCTCTATCATAAGAAAACTGGAATTTATAACCACCAAGATAACAGTGTGCCCTACAACCATCCATAGCCACAAAACATTATAAATTCCAACTGTTTCTTTCATTCCACTAAAGCCTTGTATTTGCAGTACACTTACTCCCCAGATCCAGAAAGAGGCATGACTTTAAAGAATGAGTAATCAAAAAGTAAATTGAAGGGCAAAGAGAAAATTCATTTACCTGCAGCAATAACCTTCTTTGGTTGGTTTTTGAAGAATGTCATATAAGCACAAGCATCCATTCACTTTTGTTTCACCGATGCAGATTCatcctctttttcattttgaacaGCTTCTATGGTTTCCAATGTCAACTGTTTCACGCTCTTCTCCGTTTCTTCCCTTTTGAGATCTCTGAGTA
Coding sequences within:
- the LOC126694766 gene encoding L10-interacting MYB domain-containing protein-like, with the translated sequence MEGGSNDERADWKDPKELEAFCRFCAVQVMAGQRKPTGFLSKIGQSEVIRQLGEIEKVVTWLQIKNKWDHLRKRWKIYNKCLENETGLGYDPVTGMFDAPDEWWNRKIAACPDAKTLKTNGLPNRDLLNIMFGGTAATGKNAFCTSGPITTKTNEGSGDSGNSIEFVDPQCEPVVNVDAMEIEGPSSSRVGPAMNKGKGLATSVHIFKPISKKPKKRRSTAQEMSDSLKSISNVIVERSSLSARTPSAPTATAQVKEILDMVLSLPGVYSGHYLHLFSTIYFMEKEPGRHMFAALSDNKDIQLKWLEKEYQRHPDYHFS
- the LOC126694848 gene encoding uncharacterized protein LOC126694848 gives rise to the protein MCACDFDMKFTFACVGWEGSAHDTRIFYSCVNNESYNFPNAPAGKYYLVDSGYPMRKGFLAPYKGERYHIGEFRPSEVLHRPEERFNYLHSSLRSVIERTFGVWKNKWRILRHMPPFKMHTQNLVIVATMVLHNLVRTHEINNDAECSGSTEATSFGSETGHYNAMAETISILDEPQMKQVRMRITRSICADDN